tattattttatcaatttgatGATTAATGatcattacttttaaaaaataatgaatattgATTATCAATTTTAGAAGCAGACCATTTTTTAGCCTTTTTCTTATCAGTTGATATTTGTACTTTCAGCAACATTAATTGATATCATGATGCACATTTGCATTTGAGTAATGCTAAATCCATGCTTGGTTAGGCAAATGATACGTTATATAAATTGTGATGTGACTGTGTTGAACCTATTTTTTATAATGAGCAAAGAATGATGCTAACTAAACGCAAAATCCTGCTTTGATGATCTCAGGCTTAATTTATtatctgtttgtttgttttttttttttttttgggttcattttttTACTTGTGGTGGTAGCAGGGGTGGGATGGTGATGGATTAGTCAATTCTTGGGTTTATTAATCCTCTTGAGAAGATCTAATGTATGAAAGTGATGCTCGAATGTCTTCTGATGGTTGGTTTGTGTATTTATTTGCTGCACAGGCTTCTCAATTTCTACGGATCTTCACATTCTATTCTACCCAACTTCCTGGTCCAAACTATCATTGTCGTGAGGTAGGCTCTTTTTGTGCCATAAGTTGCTCTAAATCGAAGGgctcattttgaaaattgtttagTCATTTTGTCTTTTCCCTGCTAGTAGTAAATAACCTCTTGCTGCATTATGAAGGGTTCAAAACTTGCCACACTGCCTCGTCCTGAAAGTGCACTTGAAGTCCTATTGATTAATTGTGAGTCACTCTTGTACTACTGAAGTACTTTGCCTTAATGCTCGGAAATAGTGCGAATTTAtactcatttttgtttattgaaTATGCAGTTCCTCGGGGGATAGTGTATGGTTGtggtgatttgattttttcatCACACATGATTTTTACTCTAGTCTTTGTGCGCACATACCAGAAATATGGCACACGAAGGTAAAGTTCGTCTTATAAATATTGATGAACCCAGTTTGACTTCTAAGCTAGCTGATTGTCTCTGACTCTCTGGGTAGAGATTGTGACTgctgtttttagttttgtttgacTTGTTTAAATCTAATATCACAATGCTACCTGGTCAAATGCTATCTTGATGATATGTGGTTCCAACTgatcttaaatttttattatgcatCATTGCAGGTTTATAAAACAGTTTGCTTGGTTACTTGCTGTGATCCAGAGTTTCTTGATCGTAGCATCCCGCAAACATTACACGGTTGATGTCGTTGTTGCATGGTATGGTCTTCTTTCCTCTTTATAAACTTCTACTATttctgaataaaaaatattgttaaaattttacattttgttCACAGTTCTCTTTATGATTCCCCTGCAGGTATACCGTTaatttggttgtgttctttatagACAAGAAATTGCCAGGTTTGGAATCTGCCACTGTTATTACTAAAATTCTTGGTTGACAGTCTTTGGGCAGTTTCATTGACTTGTGTTGTTACTGCAGAAATGCCTGATCGGACAAGTGGAGCATCATTAATGTTACCCTTGACTTCTAAAGACAAGGATAGCAGGAACAAAGAGGAGAATCACAAGCTCTTGAATGGGAACTCAGGAGACCCTACAGATCGGGTATAgtgaatctttttttcttttctttttttaatgttatcaCAATTGAACCCAATTACCTCTAACCTCAAACGGCAACTCTTCTTCTCATAAGAGTAAGGTTGAGGTTAAGGttaaggttgtgggttcaatACCCATCGGGCGTGTAATTAccgataaaaaaaattatcataattgAAACATGTTTGTGTTAAGCTGTGACTTAGATAAGCATTACATTGTTTCCAGAGGCAGAGAACTCAAGTCAACGGCAAGAATCTGGAAGATGGCAACACAGGCCATCCTGACAATGCAATGAATGGTGTATAGATAATAGAAGCTGATGCTGCTGCAGCAACGGGAGCTGCAACAATGATTGCTGGTTAGgtcttcatgcattttagagGGTTGAGTGGATTGTATGGTGGGTTGTCGTTCCGGTGTTACCGGTAACCTAATTTGTTCCAGTGGAAAAGGAATTTGTCTTATGCTTAATTAAATTTTGCGGTCCTGCTCCTTTAATGTCATGGTAAACATAATTTAATATCAGCATCAGCTTGTACCTTCTTTTATGTCATGGTTAAAAATTTTCTATCAGCATCAGCTTGTACCTTCGAATTTTCCATGTTTcctattaatatatttaattttctatcattCTAATTTTGTTCCCTTGTGCTCTGCTGATAAATCACAC
The sequence above is drawn from the Quercus robur chromosome 7, dhQueRobu3.1, whole genome shotgun sequence genome and encodes:
- the LOC126692709 gene encoding phosphatidylinositol:ceramide inositolphosphotransferase 1 isoform X2, with the protein product MTLYIGREASKLWKRVCAEVTAEITLLSENWKYLLAGLIFQYIHGLAARGVHYLHRPGPLLQDVGFLLLPELGIDKAYISETLFTLIFISFFLWTFHPFILKSKRIYTVLVWCRVLAFLVASQFLRIFTFYSTQLPGPNYHCREGSKLATLPRPESALEVLLINFPRGIVYGCGDLIFSSHMIFTLVFVRTYQKYGTRRFIKQFAWLLAVIQSFLIVASRKHYTVDVVVAWYTVNLVVFFIDKKLPEMPDRTSGASLMLPLTSKDKDSRNKEENHKLLNGNSGDPTDRRQRTQVNGKNLEDGNTGHPDNAMNGV
- the LOC126692709 gene encoding phosphatidylinositol:ceramide inositolphosphotransferase 1 isoform X1; the encoded protein is MEVVVTHKYDDALHWSRSFKVVEKSLCRGNSRDHPSFRELEIPTCRSYFSVLRGWIMSSLFSIKTIKEVKEPYIHGLAARGVHYLHRPGPLLQDVGFLLLPELGIDKAYISETLFTLIFISFFLWTFHPFILKSKRIYTVLVWCRVLAFLVASQFLRIFTFYSTQLPGPNYHCREGSKLATLPRPESALEVLLINFPRGIVYGCGDLIFSSHMIFTLVFVRTYQKYGTRRFIKQFAWLLAVIQSFLIVASRKHYTVDVVVAWYTVNLVVFFIDKKLPEMPDRTSGASLMLPLTSKDKDSRNKEENHKLLNGNSGDPTDRRQRTQVNGKNLEDGNTGHPDNAMNGV